TGCGATTCGTACTTATAAAAGTCGTCCTCAAGCTCAAGAATATATCCCCCTAGGAACTAAAAAAGATGATTTTAACTATTCTTTAGAGCGTAAACGTGTACTTAATGCAGTTAACGTGGTACGTAATGAAGATAATATTAAACAACATTCTTATACCCATAAAGTACTGTAAGAAAAGAGCGATCTTAAAAGCGATCGCCCTAAATCAATTAAGCAAAGACAAAATTAGCAGCGCTTAACTCAGTTGTAGAAACATTGAGTAAAATAGCTAACTCTTCACCTAAAGCGTTAACAGTGGTACGAGTTTGACCATTAACAATTCCTTGAGACAAGGTTAAATCAGCAAAACTTAACTCAGTGTTAGCAAAACCAATGACATCTTCACCTGGGGTAAAGTCGGTGATGATGTTGGAATTAGTTGGTAAAGCACCTGTATCGGTAACTAACCAGAATTGATCAGCTCCAGGACCACCAGTAACTACATTATTACCATTACCATTACCTAAGAAAAGAATATCATCGCCAGAACCTGCGAGAATACGATTGTCGCTACCTGCAAAAATCAGATCATCTCCTGAGCCTAAGTCGATGCGATTACCACCTACAGCTAGAGAAACATCAACGGTATCGTTACCACTACCTGTAAAGAGGTTTTGACTATCTCCAATAAAACCAGACTCACCTGGTAATTCACTATCAAAGTTATCATCACCACTTGTCCCAGAAACGTTAGTAGGGAATTCTGGTGTGGTAGGAGTTGATGTTAAGTCTAAACCAATAACTAGGGGATCGTGGTCAGCAGATCGGAAAGGATCAGGGGCAAAAAATCTTTGACTATACTCAAAAGCATTGGGTTCATCAACGTTAATATGCCATTTTGTCGCTCCTGTTACTTGTTCTAGCATACTATCATTAGCTAGCATATGGTCTAGAGAGCCTGCTTGACCTCGGAAAACGAAAGAATAACTCTCTTTGGGGAATAAAGGAGTATAACCCGCTGCTTCTTGAGCGGTTAAGGGGTCTTCGTGAGCGTAGGTGTTGGTATCTCCCCCAATCAAGAAATCAGGATCACCACTGTTGGTGGGGTCAGTTGCTAACCAATCTACCATAGCTTCAGCAGCTTGAGTACGAGTGTAATTCCAAAAACCTTGACCATCTCCTTGATCTAAATCACGAGGATCAGGATTTTGACCTGCTCTTGGTCCACTCTTAGATTTAAAATGGTTAGCAGCCATGGTAAACACTTCCCCTGTCGCCAATTCTGTGAAGGTTTGAGCTAAGACAGGACGACTCAGTTGATCATCAAAGCGAGGATCTACAGAAGAATCAAGAATCGCAGGATTACCCATTAAACCTACTGTCTCAGGTTTGTATATGTAACCAACAGTAATCATGTCCGTGCCAATTTGGGGTACTCCAGGATCAACAAAACTATAAACCTCTTCACCCAATGCGCTGTTAAGACGGCTAACTAAATCAGCGATCGCGCTTCTTTCTCCGTCACCAAAGTCATTCTCTAACTCTACTAAGGCTAAGATATCAGCGTCTAAGTCAGTGATCGCAGGAACTAATTTAGCGTTTTGATTTTCAAATTCTTCCTGACTTTGCGCACCTCTACTGTTATCACGATTAAAAATCGCTACCCCATTCTCATCGGGAACACCATTAAAATAGTTCTCAATGTTATAGACACCTACTCGCAGACTTCCCCCTATCTCTTCTGGTTCGGTGGGACGAGAGTTGGCTTCTGTAAACATTACCTGCTCTGTAGGTTGTATGCGATAATTATCAAAGCGATCGTCTAAAATACCTGTAATACCTGTGGCTGTATCTCCCGCCCGTAGGGTATTACCTATACCTAGAGGTTGACCATTTAAACCATGAATAACTGGTTGATTATTGGTAACTAGATTAATTCCTCTTCCATCGTCTAGCAGAATACTGCGTCTGGCGTTATCACTTTGATATTGTGTAAAAGCTTCTTGACTAGGAGGATTAAACTGGGTAAATTGATCTAAGCGATCGTCTGTATTTGGTTCGTTATTTAATCCACCAGAAGATAAGTCAACTTCTCCAAATCTATTCAGGTTGAAGTTTCCTGTTACGGTCATAGTTTGGGGAATAGTTACTCTCATCCCCTCAAAAGACTCTAAACCTAGAACATCATCTACAGGGAAACTCAACTCTGTAGCGGTAGGTAAGGGGTTATTGCGATTAACTACCTGAACATTAGCACGGGTTAATTGAGTCAGTGTTCTTTCTACATTACTATTAGCAAATTCTGAAATTGAACCTGTAACTTGAACTTTGTCACCTACAGATACGGAAACTTGAGGATTACGTCCTGTAAATACAAATATACCTTCTGAAGTTAAGGGGTTGTCATCAGCGTTAGCGTCTTCTTCTTGAAGATAAAATCCTTGTAAGTTATCTCCACCTTGAAATTCCCCAACCACGATCGCTTCTACTGTCACCGCTTGCCCTGCTAAAGGACTACTTAAACCTTCTCCTTGAATTGTATGGATTCTGGTGATAATAGGATCGGTCGCAGGTAAAATAATTGGTTCTTCCTCAATAATAACCTCATCATTAGCCTGACTTAACAATGATGGATCTTCGGCTTCTTCTAAATAATCTACATCTACTGTCATCGCTTCTATTCTTAATAAAATAAGTTAACATCTTTGATTATTTCACAATAAAATTAAGAAGAAATTAACAATAGATTAAATTCTGGTTATATTATTAAAAATAAAATCTTGCCAATCTTGCTATAATAGTTATAATTATCCCGACATTGTCAGAAAATGATTGAAGTTAAAAATCTCAGTAAGAATTATGGTTCTACTGTAGCGATTACTAATATATTTTTTACTGTTAAAAAAGGAGAAATTCTGGGTTTATTAGGACCAAATGGCGCAGGTAAAACTACTACTATGCGAATCTTAGCAGGTGCAATTCTCCCTAGTCAAGGAACAGCTAAAATAGCTGGTTTTGATATCCATAAACAAGCTATGAATGTCAAAAAACATTTGGGTTATTTACCAGAAAATCCCCCTCTTTATCCTAATCTGAAAGTAAAAGATTTTCTCGATTTTGTCGCGAGAATTAAGGGAGTAAGTAAAAGCGATCGCCAATCACGAATAGACACAGTTATAGAACGTTGTCAACTACAAGAATATAGTCAAGTTTTAATTCGTAAACTCTCTCGGGGATATCGTCAAAGAGTAGGTATTGCTCAAGCTTTGGTACATAATCCCTCAGTTATTATACTTGATGAACCTACCGTAGGTTTAGACCCCTTACAAATTATTGAGATGAGAGAATTAATTAAGAGTTTAGCAGGTGAACATACAGTTATTCTTTCTAGTCATATCTTATCAGAAGTAAGCATGATTTGCGATCGCGTGACGATCATTAATCAGGGTTGTGTAGTAACGACAGATACCTTAAATAATCTCATGTTAAAACTTTCCAGTACTTTTACTTATCAGCTAGAACTAGAAGGAAATATAGCAGAATTAATCACCAGTTTAGAAAAAATACCAGGAATTGCGCAAATAGTAATTAACCCACAAACTAACCAGAATAGAAAGATAATGGAGATTAACTGTCTTCCCCATTATGAACCAGGTGCAGAGATTGCTGAGGTTATTCTGAGAGAAGGTATCAAGTTATACGAAATGAGACGCGATCGCCCAAGTTTAGAAGAGATTTTTTTAAGATTAACCAATAGTTAAGGTTTGCTTAAGGAAAATAGAATATGGTCAATTGCCGCAGAAAAATGTAAAAATAGATACTATTAAATAATCAATCTATCTCGTAACCAGTATGATTACCGACACTATCGTTTATTCCTTAAAGATGATTCAAGAAGAAGTCCGAGAATTAGTAGCTAGAGGAATCATCAGCAGACAACAACATTTATATACATTATGTCAATATATTCCCCCAAGAGAATGGACTTATGTAGAATCAGAACTAGAAAAATCAGAATTTTTATTGCGCGATCGCATTGGAGAACTAATTAGTACAGAAATTTGGTCTAACGATTAAAAGTATTAACTGATTCAAGACACATAATAACAGAGAATGAACTACCCCGCATCTAATGGAGGACGGGGTTTCTCAAACCACATCCTCTTTGGTACTAATGAGACGCTTCATCTGCCCAAGTTGCTTGATCGAGCCCGTGTGTTTACGGGAAGTCAAAATCGCATAACTCTACTACTTAATAACTTATATCCCATGGTCAAAGAACTCATAGATAATACAAATTGCCATAAAGTAGTAGGTCTTAGTACAACACGACCACTCCAGAAAACCAAAATTATGCCAATAACGATCGCTATTATTCCGATAATTTTAGAGTCTTTAGGTAATAAAAATGACATAAAAACTCCACTAGTTAAAAACAAAATTGACGCGCCGGCTTTGATACCGCGAAAACCGAAAGAATATGCACTACTTGCAAAATAAATGTTTTGTCCTAAAAAATATACCCCTAGGAACATTAAAAATATCCCTAATAGTTTAATTAATATACTCATGATAAGAAACTTTGTGAGTGAATATATCAATTATATTATTAAAGTCAGAGCAACTAGTAATTTATAATATTTTTTAAATAATATTCTGTAGATGCAAAGATTACACCTACAGAGAAAAGAATTAACCTTTGACGGAAGGAGTTTTCATTTGACTAGCCATATCCATGTATTTACTCATACTTTTACCTGGACGACGACGAGTAGGAGAAGACATGGTTAACAAATATTTATCAGCAAAAGTCCCATTTTCTTCGGGAGAAGCGGTGGAAGTTTCTTGATTACTTTGTTTATAGAGTAATTGTACCCAATCGGGTGTATCTGAAGTAGCAACGGGTGTGGTAGTTTCTGCGGTTACCTCCGTTGCAGATTGTTCGGTTACTGAGCTAGAATCTGGAGTAGATTCTTCTTCCTCTAGTTGGAGAGAGAATCCATCTTTAGTTTTTTTGACTTTACCATTGTTTGCTTGTTTTTTGCCGATTAATTTTTTAATCATTGTTTGCCCCTAATAGTAATAAAATCTCTGAGTAGGTTTGTAGCTTGCTAATCCCTAGTTTCTCAGATTAGCAAAATTTGGCAATCATTCTTAACAAAAATTTATGTATCCAGCACATCCAGTTATTTTAGTTCATGGTTTGAACGATCGCCAGGTAGTATTTAAGACAATGGCTAATCATTTGTCTAATTTAGGTTGGTCAGTGTATAGTCTCAATTTAACCCCCAATAATGGACAACAGAGGTTAGAAATATTAGCCGAACAACTACACGACTATATAAATTATCAGTTTAAGGATAACCAATCTATAGATTTAATTGGTTTCAGTATGGGAGGGTTGGTGACGAGATACTATTTACAGAGATTAGGAGGAATAGAAAGGGTTAAACGTTATATTAATATTTCCGCGCCAAATCGGGGTACTGTAACCGCTTATCTTCTTCCTAGTCAAGGGATAGTCCAAATGCGTCCTGAAAGTGCATTTCTGGCTGATTTAAATCGAGATTATCACCTAATCACACAAAGAGTAAGGGTAACAACCATTTGGACGCCTTGGGATTTAATGATTGTTCCCGCGGTGAGTAGTTCCTTAGGAATAGGGAAAGAGGTGATTATACCAGTCACACTCCATCCCTGGATGTTAAGTGATCGACGTGTTTTACATTTTATAATAAACACATTACGAGAACCAATTTTATAGTTATACTTGTTCAAAGATTTGAATATCTCTAAATTGACCGTTCGCAGTAGGATTA
This window of the Gloeocapsa sp. DLM2.Bin57 genome carries:
- a CDS encoding ExeM/NucH family extracellular endonuclease, whose translation is MTVDVDYLEEAEDPSLLSQANDEVIIEEEPIILPATDPIITRIHTIQGEGLSSPLAGQAVTVEAIVVGEFQGGDNLQGFYLQEEDANADDNPLTSEGIFVFTGRNPQVSVSVGDKVQVTGSISEFANSNVERTLTQLTRANVQVVNRNNPLPTATELSFPVDDVLGLESFEGMRVTIPQTMTVTGNFNLNRFGEVDLSSGGLNNEPNTDDRLDQFTQFNPPSQEAFTQYQSDNARRSILLDDGRGINLVTNNQPVIHGLNGQPLGIGNTLRAGDTATGITGILDDRFDNYRIQPTEQVMFTEANSRPTEPEEIGGSLRVGVYNIENYFNGVPDENGVAIFNRDNSRGAQSQEEFENQNAKLVPAITDLDADILALVELENDFGDGERSAIADLVSRLNSALGEEVYSFVDPGVPQIGTDMITVGYIYKPETVGLMGNPAILDSSVDPRFDDQLSRPVLAQTFTELATGEVFTMAANHFKSKSGPRAGQNPDPRDLDQGDGQGFWNYTRTQAAEAMVDWLATDPTNSGDPDFLIGGDTNTYAHEDPLTAQEAAGYTPLFPKESYSFVFRGQAGSLDHMLANDSMLEQVTGATKWHINVDEPNAFEYSQRFFAPDPFRSADHDPLVIGLDLTSTPTTPEFPTNVSGTSGDDNFDSELPGESGFIGDSQNLFTGSGNDTVDVSLAVGGNRIDLGSGDDLIFAGSDNRILAGSGDDILFLGNGNGNNVVTGGPGADQFWLVTDTGALPTNSNIITDFTPGEDVIGFANTELSFADLTLSQGIVNGQTRTTVNALGEELAILLNVSTTELSAANFVFA
- a CDS encoding ABC transporter ATP-binding protein; translated protein: MIEVKNLSKNYGSTVAITNIFFTVKKGEILGLLGPNGAGKTTTMRILAGAILPSQGTAKIAGFDIHKQAMNVKKHLGYLPENPPLYPNLKVKDFLDFVARIKGVSKSDRQSRIDTVIERCQLQEYSQVLIRKLSRGYRQRVGIAQALVHNPSVIILDEPTVGLDPLQIIEMRELIKSLAGEHTVILSSHILSEVSMICDRVTIINQGCVVTTDTLNNLMLKLSSTFTYQLELEGNIAELITSLEKIPGIAQIVINPQTNQNRKIMEINCLPHYEPGAEIAEVILREGIKLYEMRRDRPSLEEIFLRLTNS
- a CDS encoding DUF4327 family protein gives rise to the protein MITDTIVYSLKMIQEEVRELVARGIISRQQHLYTLCQYIPPREWTYVESELEKSEFLLRDRIGELISTEIWSND
- a CDS encoding alpha/beta fold hydrolase, translating into MYPAHPVILVHGLNDRQVVFKTMANHLSNLGWSVYSLNLTPNNGQQRLEILAEQLHDYINYQFKDNQSIDLIGFSMGGLVTRYYLQRLGGIERVKRYINISAPNRGTVTAYLLPSQGIVQMRPESAFLADLNRDYHLITQRVRVTTIWTPWDLMIVPAVSSSLGIGKEVIIPVTLHPWMLSDRRVLHFIINTLREPIL